The Syngnathus typhle isolate RoL2023-S1 ecotype Sweden linkage group LG6, RoL_Styp_1.0, whole genome shotgun sequence genome has a window encoding:
- the LOC133155109 gene encoding rho guanine nucleotide exchange factor 17-like, protein MAERHKRSAPVYRSVSFKNSWGANKSEEQEEKSEDLEAAGGSLPLEPSGAEERHVSASSKVSKISATTTTETAEPKKASSAPLSSISPSIRQLTEKFSWSRSGRSGGGGGSERTHNAWPGDLAAVSRRGSTLPRVRASRRSSSLSRLSLHQDGVATFFPDNKAFLDKVQKFNSSTDSVSGSDSERSKRRTCAITTNDNTGKKESCCVSDPPKTCIIKDEEDVTIRGTCKAHRTYLSTHCNEFISLHSDKWPSVTKIRQLFDERQKQGQTLNQAGKCDLGQQSKPERCHLLDKSRKLPFTSSNEARSPCSSEASLVEGQSPNSTAVKQTLCDTMDLHSNIYEQQYALGEKKSGYCNSVHSCSQVCRDQKSSSSSFRSHSPSSEAEAYPKTPTLIEVTPDPHDDLQTSATTSQSGLVNQDASFCASFLQEPRVRERRVSQGVGLARDSLHSSHSSSAAPASPPLFPLRAPAPDKANTSSPVAPSSAPARVVSLRSSRWRFSSGDEEEEHIRRKRGGWSGPSHPFVGLSGGERGTTERGDSYLLRTKNGRWSAKGFGRSSGSEEESHGSLGPSSREAVRRRSLRKKKRFCGGALAAGRDDYNDRDAESDDSDSEPSLTMEHLDRPRHATGGELLPRVSRSHSAREPNFHSNRARVQQQWERISSPAVAASTALPGVSRVSKVNIPSFGSRYSSRYSSTETLKMEDQASCTNRGTNKILNTGGDHTARNASSSMLSKTYYGNSTMYRSPSFGHGDNFPRTQVRTRSKIVPTVTSTSVVLAREGQLTEAVRLQQTAGGDEADVKNGISKSNPDITTETMSMLNFLKSDLSELKVRKSNEKEKCGLGPQSHIGTLLPSGRRLSLKDLTATLRRAKSFTYSGKSPTSARYYLAGGTTKRSTSEQQLDLSRDKTGARVSLSDREVESDGGDFRLGSGPRLLDYGYDDDDDKEVVPTPLQERYVQEARQVIEDICQMGTREDDDIDMKRVNDFEDECFTITKKDEEKTKVISTEGEVETNQGAEFKTTPGKDKHERESEIGEREKRERDGQSMQLEKLNSRDTDYQKKVQRQNRETARTLQKGDSEESVCYDRSVDELSGHESSLTDEGIVTEPEIGPSDPSERVFLESGGVNLGSCIARDVLGQPVTIWKQSALHEEKGLKKEREEMMENNTGCTNRLNEVSIPPSLPHSSCLEDNCVDTSNDATTQSSAVLQASTGTPGGLEAPATPSAVRRRRKFSPPGNINAPSEVSNSTADSTTAADANGESTVYRSLSDPMPQRRSSVAEEEHFSSVDSNLLGSLALKGGGPPETPSIPTLSEYQGSVASDLSGYSDGGLWEEVVGDYGGVIRSIVAEPRAMDRLMNDDHGNGKAPKKKSFSDPSRRSDTSLLSHNDSQFKAQSPSARPINELDQSGAIPPSSSEPILNKHKEKAWDVEVQPKEDLTTQLNDCHHGNSNTDIKEIVNPTHENIVVDQGGQKKAEETRRFNFDLKLAEALSPRAIRRSPRKRPNRLAQFFSHEDPFEPPELDEQDGHRDESALTPPLPSSRPKTRTKHVRHASEPATFIPISPPPQPFKEGSSLSHQPTGGSTALSKIPVDKLPSLEDVTHLSTPERDTDGLGPLPGTRDGASEIFASQTTGAVSQKGLDHAPSTSATQRTKPRVDMRKHVMMTLLDTERSYVESLRTLIQGYMRPLKQPDGGSIVDPLLVDEMFYQIPEILEHHEHFLEQVDGCVNQWHDRQTVGNLLIQSFSKETLANMYSAYIDNFLNAKDAVRIAKEAKPAFHKFLEQNMRENKEKQALGDLMIKPVQRIPRYELLVKDLLKHTPDDHPDHSFLLDAQRDIKRLAEKINKGRRSAEEAEREARVIQEIEAHIEGVEHILNPQRKFIRQEMVMEAKTVGGKKDRSLFLFSDLIICTTLKRKSGSLRRSSMSLYSAASVIDTSSKYKFLWKLPLEDVEVVKSSTQTANKENVQKTISRLDEDLSTLGQISKLSETLSLPHQSLDEVIKDQMASVHRELSEKQSLAFSMNSLPTKLEFTSVSAESSFIFEFTSPDVRSNFEQAFEEAKKKLAMTKDQWDPEFLKAIPIMKTRSGMQFSCASPSHTCPESGCEVWVCNSDGYVGQVCLLNIKDEPTVEACIAVCSARIICIAAVPGLKGRERGTEAAPPSTTPDATQQQLHICISHSSLELSEQPTGPGAELVPFDSDDTDDEDSPSPSSTLQSQASHSTISSSYGNEEAPCSKDLVTETTSSEEEQEFSVTSSYSAPGMLAVGGGGRANMESPMDGRAMRRSSRGSFTRASLEDLLSIDPEAYQSSVWLGTEDGCIHVYQSSDNIRNRKNSMKMQHAASILCILYLDNKVFVSLANGEVIVYQREAGSFWDSQSSQTLVLGNPSSPVTKMVPVGGKLWCGSQNRIIIMNSTTLMQEHCFQVGTDSSRCVTCVVAYGQGVWLALQGSAHVKLYHAQTWESLTEVDVAPAVHKMLAGADAIIRQHKAACLRITALLACKDLLWIGTSAGVVLTLPIPAVSSGTGACAVKTPLVPMGSAHGHTGHVRFLTSVELPEGLGMNFHPPSSDSTGKQSQDGAIIDGNLQRHDSTRRRASAHQLPKTNQLVISGGDGYEDFRLNNSSETIGRDDSTNHLLLWRV, encoded by the exons ATGGCAGAGAGACACAAGAGGAGTGCACCGGTGTACCGCAGCGTCTCTTTTAAGAACTCGTGGGGCGCCAACAAAAGTGaggagcaagaagaaaaaagtgaAGATTTGGAGGCAGCCGGTGGCTCTCTTCCGCTGGAGCCTAGCGGGGCAGAAGAGCGTCATGTCAGTGCGTCAAGCAAAGTTTCCAAAATCTCTGCCACCACAACCACCGAGACCGCAGAGCCAAAGAAAGCCTCCTCCGCCCCTCTCTCCTCCATTTCTCCCTCTATCCGCCAGCTCACCGAGAAATTCAGCTGGAGCAGGAGTGGTAGaagtgggggaggaggaggctcCGAGAGGACCCACAACGCCTGGCCGGGAGACCTTGCAGCGGTGTCGCGTCGGGGCAGCACACTTCCCCGCGTCAGAGCCTCCAGGAGGAGCAGTTCTCTGTCTCGGCTGTCATTGCACCAGGACGGCGTTGCAACATTCTTCCCGGACAACAAGGCTTTTTTGGACAAAGTGCAAAAGTTTAACTCCAGCACGGACTCTGTGTCTGGGTCGGACTCTGAGAGAAGTAAAAGGCGGACTTGTGCAATAACAACGAACGACAACACTGGTAAGAAAGAATCTTGTTGCGTATCTGATCCCCCCAAAACTTGTATTATCAAGGATGAAGAGGACGTCACGATTCGTGGAACTTGTAAAGCTCACAGAACCTACCTATCTACGCATTGCAATGAATTTATTTCATTGCATTCTGATAAATGGCCCAGTGTGACCAAAATCAGACAACTTTTTGATGAGAGACAAAAGCAAGGGCAGACTTTAAATCAGGCTGGTAAATGTGATTTAGGCCAGCAGAGTAAACCCGAACGTTGCCACCTTTTGGATAAAAGCAGAAAACTTCCCTTCACTTCATCTAATGAAGCCAGAAGTCCATGTTCGTCCGAGGCGAGCTTAGTTGAAGGACAGAGCCCAAACAGCACTGCTGTCAAACAGACACTTTGTGACACTATGGACTTGCATTCCAACATCTACGAGCAGCAGTATGCACTTGGTGAGAAGAAATCAGGTTATTGTAATAGCGTTCATAGTTGTTCTCAGGTTTGCCGTGATCAAAAAAGTAGCTCATCTTCATTCAGATCTCACAGCCCCAGCTCTGAGGCAGAGGCTTACCCTAAAACTCCCACACTGATCGAGGTCACCCCTGACCCCCATGATGACCTTCAGACCTCTGCTACTACTTCTCAGAGCGGTTTGGTCAACCAGGACGCCTCCTTCTGTGCCTCCTTCCTTCAGGAGCCGAGAGTGAGGGAGAGAAGGGTTAGTCAGGGGGTCGGGCTGGCGAGGGATAGTTTACATTCCTCACATAGCTCCTCTGCAGCTCCTGCCTCTCCCCCTTTATTCCCCCTCCGTGCTCCAGCTCCAGATAAAGCCAATACCTCCTCGCCTGTAGCTCCCTCCTCAGCCCCTGCCAGAGTTGTCTCTCTTCGAAGTTCCCGCTGGAGGTTTAGCTCtggagatgaagaggaggagcatATCAGGAGAAAAAGAGGAGGCTGGAGTGGCCCCTCTCATCCTTTTGTTGGCCTCAGTGGAGGAGAGAGGGGCACCACAGAGCGAGGTGACAGTTATTTGTTACGCACTAAAAATGGCCGGTGGAGTGCAAAGGGCTTTGGTCGGTCTTCTGGCAGTGAAGAGGAGAGTCATGGTTCTTTAGGACCATCCAGTAGGGAGGCTGTGCGACGCCGCTCTCTGAGAAAGAAGAAGCGGTTTTGTGGCGGTGCTTTAGCGGCAGGCCGTGATGATTATAACGATCGTGATGCCGAATCCGACGACAGCGACAGCGAGCCCTCTCTGACCATGGAGCATTTGGATAGGCCTCGCCATGCCACAGGAGGAGAGCTACTGCCAAGAGTATCACGGAGCCACTCTGCAAGAGAACCAAATTTTCATAGTAACAGAGCCAGGGTGCAGCAGCAATGGGAGCGCATCTCTTCACCTGCAGTCGCGGCATCTACAGCACTTCCCGGTGTGTCTCGAGTATCAAAGGTCAACATCCCCTCTTTTGGCTCCCGTTATAGCAGCCGATATTCCAGCACTGAGACATTGAAGATGGAAGACCAAGCTAGCTGCACCAACCGTGGAACAAACAAGATTTTGAACACTGGTGGGGACCACACTGCTAGAAATGCCTCTTCTTCTATGCTGAGTAAAACATACTATGGGAATTCTACCATGTACCGTTCCCCTAGCTTTGGGCACGGGGATAATTTTCCTCGTACCCAAGTCCGGACTCGCTCCAAGATTGTGCCCACGGTCACTTCCACTTCCGTGGTCCTTGCGAGAGAAGGTCAATTAACTGAGGCTGTGAGATTACAGCAAACAGCAGGAGGAGATGAGGCAGATGTTAAAAATGGAATATCCAAGTCCAATCCTGATATCACAACAGAAACAATGAGCATGCTAAATTTTCTGAAATCAGACTTATCAGAGCTGAAGGTGCGGAAAAgtaatgagaaagaaaaatgcgGATTGGGGCCGCAGAGTCACATTGGGACCTTATTACCCTCTGGTCGTCGCTTATCCCTAAAAGACTTGACAGCAACTCTGCGGCGTGCAAAATCCTTCACGTATTCTGGTAAATCCCCGACAAGCGCACGTTATTACCTGGCAGGTGGTACAACAAAAAGAAGCACCTCAGAGCAACAGTTAGACCTGAGTAGAGACAAGACTGGAGCCAGGGTGTCCCTATCAGACAGGGAAGTAGAAAGCGATGGAGGTGACTTTAGGCTTGGAAGTGGACCAAGGTTGTTGGATTATGGatatgatgatgacgacgacaagGAAGTGGTGCCCACACCATTGCAAGAAAGGTATGTGCAGGAAGCTAGGCAAGTTATTGAGGATATCTGCCAGATGGGCACCAGAGAAGATGATGATATTGATATGAAACGTGTGAATGATTTTGAAGATGAATGTTTTACAATCACCAAAAAAGATGAAGAGAAGACAAAAGTAATAAGTACTGAAGGTGAGGTAGAAACAAACCAAGGGGCTGAGTTTAAGACCACACCGGGAAAAGATAAACATGAGAGGGAGAGCGAGATTGGGGAGAGggagaagagagagagggatGGACAAAGTATGCAGCTGGAGAAGCTAAACAGTAGGGATACAGACTACCAGAAGAAGGTGCAGAGACAGAACAGAGAGACGGCGAGGACGTTACAGAAAGGGGATTCGGAAGAAAGTGTGTGCTATGACCGCTCTGTGGATGAACTTTCAGGCCACGAGTCTAGTTTAACAGATGAAGGGATTGTAACAGAGCCAGAGATTGGCCCCAGTGACCCCTCTGAGAGGGTTTTCTTGGAGTCAGGAGGGGTTAATTTGGGGTCATGCATTGCTCGGGATGTACTAGGGCAGCCTGTCACCATATGGAAACAATCAGCGCTCCATGAAGAGAAAGGGCTTAAGAAGGAAAGAGAGGAAATGATGGAGAACAACACTGGCTGTACGAATCGGCTGAATGAAGTCAGCATACCTCCCTCCTTGCCTCACTCCTCCTGTCTGGAAGACAACTGTGTCGACACTTCCAATGATGCAACCACCCAGAGCAGCGCTGTACTGCAGGCATCGACTGGTACTCCGGGAGGCCTTGAAGCACCTGCGACTCCAAGTGCTGTTCGTCGAAGACGCAAGTTCTCCCCTCCTGGTAACATTAACGCACCCTCAGAGGTTAGTAACAGTACCGCAGACTCAACAACCGCCGCTGATGCGAATGGAGAGTCAACAGTCTATCGCTCCCTAAGTGATCCTATGCCTCAGAGACGCTCTTCTGTGGCAGAGGAAGAACATTTCTCTTCTGTTGACAGCAACCTTTTAGGATCGCTTGCTCTCAAAGGTGGAGGTCCGCCAGAAACCCCTTCTATACCCACCTTGTCAGAATACCAGGGAAGTGTGGCAAGTGACTTGTCTGGATACAGTGATGGCGGACTTTGGGAAGAGGTCGTTGGCGACTACGGTGGCGTGATCAGGAGCATTGTAGCTGAGCCAAGAGCCATGGACAGACTGATGAATGACGATCATGGAAATGGCAAAGCTCCCAAGAAGAAATCATTTAGTGACCCCAGTCGACGTAGTGATACATCTTTGCTTTCCCATAATGACTCTCAGTTTAAAGCTCAGTCCCCCAGCGCTAGACCAATCAATGAGCTGGATCAGTCAGGCGCGATCCCACCTTCTAGCAGCGAGCCAATCCTGAACAAGCATAAAGAAAAGGCGTGGGATGTAGAGGTTCAGCCTAAAGAAGACTTAACCACACAGTTAAATGATTGTCACCATGGAAATAGCAATACTGATATCAAGGAGATTGTCAATCCAACCCACGAGAACATTGTTGTAGATCAAGGTGGACAAAAGAAAGCAGAGGAGACAAGAAGGTTTAATTTTGACCTCAAGCTTGCTGAAGCTTTATCTCCCAGAGCAATTCGACGATCCCCGAGAAAGCGCCCAAACAGATTGGCTCAATTTTTTTCTCATGAAGACCCCTTTGAGCCCCCAGAACTAGATGAGCAAGATGGTCACCGTGATGAATCTGCGCTCACTCCTCCTCTTCCCTCATCCAGACCAAAGACCAGAACTAAACATGTAAGACATGCCAGCGAGCCTGCCACGTTTATACCCATCTCACCACCACCACAGCCTTTCAAGGAAGGGAGCAGTCTCTCACACCAACCTACTGGAGGTTCTACAGCCCTGAGTAAAATCCCAGTAGACAAGCTTCCATCTCTGGAGGATGTGACCCATCTTAGCACCCCTGAAAGAGACACAGACGGTCTAGGGCCTCTCCCTGGGACTCGGGATGGGGCCAGCGAGATCTTCGCCAGTCAAACTACAGGAGCTGTATCACAGAAGGGTTTGGACCATGCTCCGTCTACATCAGCCACCCAGAGGACCAAGCCTAGAGTG GACATGAGAAAGCATGTGATGATGACCCTATTGGACACAGAGAGATCATATGTGGAGTCACTACGCACTCTGATTCAG GGCTACATGCGTCCTCTTAAACAGCCGGACGGAGGCTCCATCGTGGACCCGCTGCTGGTGGAtgagatgttttatcaaatcCCGGAGATCCTGGAGCACCACGAGCACTTTCTGGAACAGGTAGACGGCTGTGTCAACCAGTGGCATGACAGGCAGACTGTTGGCAACCTTCTCATCCAATCA TTCTCCAAAGAGACTCTGGCAAATATGTATTCAGCCTACATTGACAACTTTCTGAATGCCAAAGATGCTGTGAGGATTGCTAAGGAAGCCAAGCCAGCCTTTCACAAATTTCTTGAG CAAAATATGCGCGAGAACAAAGAGAAGCAAGCCTTGGGTGACCTGATGATCAAGCCGGTCCAGAGGATCCCTCGATATGAGCTTTTGGTCAAG GACCTTCTGAAGCACACCCCAGATGACCACCCGGACCACTCCTTCCTGTTGGATGCCCAGAGGGACATCAAGCGGCTGGCAGAGAAGATTAATAAAGGTCGTCGCTCTGCTGAGGAGGCGGAGAGGGAGGCCAGGGTTATCCAGGAGATTGAGGCGCACATAGAGGGAGTTGAACAT attttgaatccccAGAGGAAGTTCATCAGACAAGAGATGGTTATGGAAGCG AAAACTGTAGGCGGGAAGAAAGACCGTTCCCTGTTTCTCTTCAGTGATTTGATCATCTGCACCACACTTAAGAGGAAGTCTGGATCACTGAGACGCAGCTCCATGAGCCT ATACTCTGCCGCAAGTGTCATTGATACGTCGAGCAAGTATAAATTTCTGTGGAAACTTCCACTGGAGGACGTGGAGGTGGTAAAAA GTTCAACTCAGACGGCAAACAAAGAAAACGTCCAAAAAACTATCAGCCGACTTGATGAGGATTTGAGCACGTTGGGTCAAATCAGCAAATTGTCAGAGACCCTCAGCCTGCCACACCAG TCCCTAGATGAGGTGATCAAAGATCAGATGGCCTCTGTGCACCGGGAGCTGTCAGAGAAGCAATCTTTGGCCTTCAGTATGAACTCCCTGCCCACCAAGCTGGAGTTCACCTCTGTATCAGCCGAGAGTAGCTTTATCTTTGAATTTACATCACCTGACGTTCGCTCCAACTTTGAGCAGGCTTTTGAGGAAGCAAAAAAGAAACTCG CTATGACTAAGGACCAGTGGGACCCCGAATTCCTCAAGGCCATTCCCATTATGAAGACACGCAGTGGAATGCAG TTTTCATGTGCGTCCCCGAGTCATACCTGCCCGGAAAGTGGCTGCGAGGTGTGGGTGTGTAACAGTGATGGATATGTTGGACAG GTTTGTCTGTTAAACATTAAAGATGAGCCCACAGTGGAGGCCTGTATTGCCGTCTGCTCAGCCAGGATCATCTGCATTGCTGCTGTACCCGGACTGAAAGGGAG GGAGCGCGGAACTGAAGCTGCCCCACCATCCACAACACCTGACGCCACTCAACAGCAGTTACATATTTGCATCTCACATTCCTCTTTGGAACTGAGCGAGCAACCAACAG GACCAGGTGCCGAGCTGGTCCCATTTGACAGTGACGACACAGACGATGAGGATTCGCCAAGCCCTTCATCAACTCTACAGAGTCAAGCTAGTCACTCCACTATATCCTCCAGTTATGGCA ACGAAGAGGCTCCGTGCTCCAAAGACTTGGTAACAGAGACCACCAGCAGTGAGGAGGAACAGGAGTTCTCAGTGACAAGCTCATATTCAGCTCCGGGGATGTTGGCAGTAGGCGGAGGAGGTCGAGCCAACATGGAGAGCCCCATGGACGGCCGCGCCATGCGCCGCTCGTCCCGCGGATCCTTTACCAGAGCCAGTCTGGAGGACCTGCTCAGTATTGACCCAGAAGCATACCAGAGCTCTGTGTGGCTTGGCACGGAAGACGGATG CATCCATGTGTACCAGTCTTCAGATAACATTCGCAACCGCAAAAACAGCATGAAGATGCAGCACGCGGCTTCCATTTTATGTATTTT GTATCTGGACAACAAAGTCTTTGTGTCATTGGCTAACGGGGAGGTGATTGTCTATCAGAGAGAAGCAG GTAGCTTCTGGGACTCGCAGTCTTCTCAGACATTAGTTCTGGGCAATCCCAGCAGCCCCGTCACCAAAATGGTCCCGGTCGGAGGAAAATTGTGGTGCGGCTCCCAGAACAGAATCATAATTATGAACTCAACCACACTGATGCAAGAG CATTGCTTTCAGGTGGGAACGGATAGCAGTCGATGTGTGACTTGCGTGGTGGCGTACGGTCAGGGTGTGTGGTTGGCCCTGCAAGGGAGTGCGCATGTTAAACTATACCACGCTCAAACGTGGGAAAGCCTGACGGAGGTTGATGTGGCGCCTGCCGTTCACAAGATGCTTGCAG GTGCAGATGCAATCATCAGACAGCACAAAGCCGCTTGCTTGAGAATCACAGCATTGCTGGCTTGTAAGGATCTTTTGTGGATTGGCACCAGTGCAG GGGTGGTCCTCACATTACCGATCCCAGCAGTTAGTTCTGGAACTGGGGCATGTGCGGTGAAAACCCCCCTTGTTCCAATGGGCTCCGCCCATGGACACACAGGCCATGTTCGATTTCTGACATCAGTCGAGCTACCGGAAGGTTTGGGAATGAACTTCCATCCTCCATCATCGGATTCCACAG
- the LOC133156225 gene encoding signal peptidase complex subunit 3-like, which translates to MNSFCSRANKCLDFLTNVMLTLAFGCYITTVLIDTSVPVDIRVTKVMLRKVHSVTRFGEPCDMVYITFDLSANFQPAFNWNVLQLYIFVFAEYATPKNALNQVMLWDKTVYRGKDTLYLRDQKSKYFFCDDGNGLRGHENITLTLSWNIIPVAGSLAIVLGDGYTSLPFPKTYETPTSYL; encoded by the coding sequence ATGAACTCTTTTTGTTCCAGAGCCAACAAATGTTTAGACTTCTTGACCAACGTCATGCTGACCTTAGCCTTCGGCTGTTATATCACCACCGTGTTGATCGACACAAGCGTTCCTGTGGACATCCGTGTCACCAAAGTCATGCTGAGAAAAGTCCACAGCGTGACCAGATTCGGGGAGCCCTGTGATATGGTTTACATCACCTTTGACCTTTCGGCCAATTTTCAGCCGGCATTCAACTGGAATGTCCTACAGCTCTATATCTTTGTGTTTGCTGAGTACGCGACACCGAAAAATGCTTTGAACCAGGTGATGCTTTGGGACAAGACTGTCTATCGAGGAAAAGACACGCTGTACCTCAGAgaccaaaaatccaaatactTCTTCTGCGATGACGGAAACGGACTGAGGGGCCACGAGAACATCACCCTGACGCTGTCATGGAACATCATTCCCGTCGCTGGAAGTCTGGCCATTGTACTCGGGGATGGATACACCAGTCTGCCCTTTCCCAAAACATATGAGACTCCCACCAGCTATTTGTGA